One window from the genome of Bacillus carboniphilus encodes:
- the mreBH gene encoding rod-share determining protein MreBH, which yields MFANAEIGIDLGTANILVYSKNKGIILNEPSVVAIDTVTKQVLAVGAEAKSMIGKTPGKIVAIRPMKDGVIADYDVTTSMLRMIMKKASKKTGMALRKPNVVVCTPSGSTSVERRAIHDAIKNCGAKHVHLIEEPVAAAIGADLPVDEPVANVIVDIGGGTSEVAIISYGGVVSCQSIRLGGDRLDDDIVQYVRKKYNLLIGERTAEQIKIEIGYAPIDHPEMTMEVRGRNLVTGLPMTVTLHSVEIQEAIKEHLLQILETIRTTLETSPPELSGDIVDRGVILTGGGALINGMQEWLSQEIVVPVHLAPSPLESVAIGTGRSLKFIHKLQKAAT from the coding sequence ATGTTCGCAAATGCTGAAATTGGAATTGACTTAGGTACTGCAAATATTCTTGTATATAGTAAAAACAAAGGAATCATCCTTAACGAACCTTCTGTAGTCGCAATTGACACTGTTACGAAGCAAGTGTTAGCAGTTGGAGCAGAAGCAAAAAGCATGATTGGGAAGACACCCGGAAAAATTGTTGCGATCCGCCCTATGAAAGACGGTGTTATCGCTGACTATGATGTAACTACCAGCATGTTACGAATGATTATGAAAAAAGCTAGTAAAAAGACGGGAATGGCTTTAAGAAAACCAAATGTGGTCGTTTGTACACCATCTGGTTCTACTTCTGTTGAACGTAGAGCTATTCATGATGCCATTAAAAACTGTGGTGCCAAGCATGTACATCTAATTGAAGAGCCTGTTGCAGCGGCTATCGGTGCGGATCTGCCTGTAGACGAGCCAGTTGCTAACGTAATCGTGGACATCGGTGGCGGTACGTCCGAGGTGGCTATTATCTCTTACGGTGGGGTTGTATCTTGCCAATCCATTAGACTTGGTGGGGACAGGCTAGACGATGATATCGTTCAATATGTCCGTAAGAAGTATAACCTTCTTATCGGTGAAAGAACGGCTGAACAAATTAAAATAGAAATTGGGTATGCACCGATTGATCACCCTGAAATGACAATGGAAGTTCGTGGTCGTAACCTCGTTACAGGTCTACCTATGACTGTTACGCTCCACTCTGTTGAGATTCAGGAAGCTATTAAAGAGCATTTACTACAAATCCTCGAAACTATCCGTACTACCTTAGAAACAAGCCCACCTGAACTAAGTGGTGATATTGTAGACCGAGGTGTTATTTTAACGGGTGGTGGAGCTCTCATTAACGGAATGCAAGAATGGCTATCTCAAGAGATTGTTGTTCCTGTTCACTTAGCTCCAAGTCCATTAGAATCTGTTGCGATTGGTACTGGACGTTCATTGAAGTTTATTCACAAGCTGCAGAAAGCTGCGACTTAA
- a CDS encoding type II CAAX endopeptidase family protein: MKRLLIIHICLIAVISCSGLFIIEQILDVNYYIKTGAKAFFFLVIPVLYIRFVLKLTVKESFNIEKVRWRSVRLGLLFGGLAFILILVAYWLLQGFLDTDAIVYDIKVRSGITTETFIFIGLYITFGNSLMEEFYFRGFVFLNLYKTGAKVFAHVFSALLFALYHTAIFATWFNVWLMFVALVGLFTAGILFNWLNTYSKNFLNSWIFHILADVAIILIGLNLMEIL; the protein is encoded by the coding sequence GTGAAACGACTGTTGATCATACATATCTGCTTAATTGCTGTCATAAGCTGCAGCGGTCTTTTTATCATAGAGCAAATTTTAGATGTGAATTACTATATTAAAACAGGTGCTAAGGCATTCTTCTTTTTAGTAATTCCAGTTCTTTACATACGTTTTGTGCTTAAGCTCACGGTAAAAGAGTCCTTTAATATTGAAAAAGTACGTTGGAGAAGTGTGCGATTGGGCTTATTATTCGGTGGGCTTGCCTTTATTCTCATTCTTGTTGCCTATTGGCTCCTACAAGGGTTTTTAGACACAGATGCGATAGTTTACGATATCAAAGTCCGTTCAGGTATTACGACGGAAACCTTTATCTTTATTGGTCTATATATTACTTTTGGTAATTCCTTAATGGAGGAGTTTTATTTCAGGGGATTTGTATTTCTGAACTTGTATAAAACAGGAGCAAAAGTGTTTGCGCATGTTTTCTCCGCTTTACTATTCGCCCTGTACCACACAGCTATTTTTGCCACATGGTTTAATGTTTGGTTAATGTTCGTGGCTTTAGTTGGTCTGTTCACAGCTGGAATCCTCTTTAATTGGCTCAATACATATTCCAAGAACTTTTTAAACTCATGGATTTTTCATATTTTAGCTGATGTAGCCATTATCTTAATTGGGCTAAATTTAATGGAAATCCTTTAG
- a CDS encoding undecaprenyldiphospho-muramoylpentapeptide beta-N-acetylglucosaminyltransferase, which translates to MKTIVLTGGGTTGHVSVNLTLIPHLLERGWNIHYIGSKGGIEESLVSKFKEVKYHAISTGKLRRYWSKENLKDMFRVGKGIFQAKKIFKQVKPNIVFSKGGFVSVPVVLAAKWSKVPIITHESDMTPGLANKIGLPFATKICYTFEDTKKHVPEEKGLFLGAVVRDELFKGSRDKGFELTGFSATKPVILVTGGSQGANSINGFIRGQLDELLKTFQIIHLCGKNKKESRLEDREGYLQYEYVTDELPHLYAISDLVITRAGSNTIFELLALRKPMVLVPLPDTQSRGDQLQNADYFKRQGYAEVIKDEKLKGREAVEVIKGAFSNRFDYVEEMRKQAVQNPTDKLLSLIEDYKKS; encoded by the coding sequence ATGAAAACAATTGTATTGACGGGCGGAGGAACGACTGGCCACGTATCGGTCAACTTAACTTTAATTCCACACCTGCTCGAACGTGGGTGGAATATCCACTATATTGGGTCAAAAGGTGGAATTGAAGAATCATTAGTTTCAAAGTTCAAAGAGGTAAAGTACCACGCGATCTCAACAGGGAAGCTACGCCGTTACTGGAGTAAGGAAAACTTGAAGGATATGTTCCGTGTTGGCAAAGGAATATTTCAAGCTAAGAAAATCTTTAAACAGGTGAAACCAAATATTGTTTTTTCTAAAGGTGGATTTGTGTCGGTACCGGTTGTACTGGCAGCCAAATGGTCGAAAGTGCCGATTATTACGCATGAGTCTGATATGACACCAGGTCTTGCAAACAAAATCGGATTACCGTTTGCAACGAAGATTTGCTACACCTTCGAGGATACAAAAAAACATGTGCCTGAAGAGAAAGGCTTGTTCCTTGGAGCTGTGGTGAGAGATGAATTGTTTAAGGGCTCTCGAGATAAAGGGTTTGAACTAACAGGTTTTTCTGCAACTAAACCCGTTATCCTTGTGACGGGTGGAAGTCAAGGAGCGAACAGTATCAATGGCTTTATTAGAGGACAACTCGATGAGCTTCTGAAGACGTTTCAAATCATTCACCTTTGTGGGAAAAATAAAAAAGAATCACGTTTGGAAGATAGAGAGGGCTATCTTCAATACGAATATGTGACAGATGAACTCCCGCATCTGTATGCCATTTCAGACTTGGTGATTACAAGAGCAGGATCCAATACAATCTTTGAATTACTTGCACTTAGAAAGCCAATGGTACTAGTGCCACTACCGGATACACAAAGCCGTGGTGACCAACTTCAAAATGCAGACTATTTCAAAAGACAGGGCTATGCTGAAGTCATTAAGGATGAAAAGCTTAAGGGTAGAGAAGCTGTAGAGGTAATTAAAGGTGCCTTTTCAAATCGTTTTGACTATGTCGAGGAAATGAGAAAACAGGCAGTCCAAAATCCGACTGATAAGTTACTTTCTCTCATTGAGGACTATAAAAAAAGCTGA
- the glpK gene encoding glycerol kinase GlpK — METYILSLDQGTTSSRAILFDKKGSIVHTAQKEFTQIFPKPGWVEHNANEIWGSILSVIAACLSEASVKPEQIEAIGITNQRETTVVWDKETEEPIYNTIVWQSRQTAEICEELKEAGYESTFRKKTGLLIDAYFSGTKLKWILDHVEGARDRAEKGELLFGTIDTWIIWKLSGGKAHVTDYSNASRTLLYNIHELCWDEEILKILDVPANMLPEVRSSSEIYAKTAPYHFFGKEVPIAGAAGDQQAALFGQACFDTGMAKNTYGTGCFMLMNTGEKAVESKRGLLTTIAWGLDGKVEYALEGSIFVAGSAIQWLRDGLRMLKDAKESEDYAMKVESTDGVYVVPAFVGLGTPYWDSEVRGAVFGLTRGTEKEHFVRATLESLAYQTKDVLDAMEADSEIELKGLRVDGGAVKNNFLMQFQSDVLNVPVERPVVNETTALGAAYLAGLAVGYWDSQKDIQTQWQIDQEFTPTMTGDKREELYSGWKKAVKAAMVFK, encoded by the coding sequence ATGGAAACCTATATCCTTTCGTTAGACCAAGGGACGACGAGTTCAAGGGCGATTTTGTTTGATAAAAAAGGAAGCATTGTACACACAGCACAAAAGGAATTTACACAAATTTTCCCTAAGCCAGGCTGGGTTGAGCATAATGCCAATGAAATATGGGGTTCGATTTTATCAGTCATTGCAGCTTGCTTATCTGAGGCTTCTGTTAAACCAGAACAAATTGAAGCGATTGGTATTACAAATCAGAGGGAAACCACAGTGGTATGGGATAAGGAAACAGAAGAGCCGATATACAATACAATCGTTTGGCAGTCGAGGCAGACAGCGGAAATCTGTGAAGAATTAAAGGAAGCGGGATATGAGAGTACCTTTCGGAAAAAGACTGGTTTATTGATTGATGCTTATTTTTCAGGAACCAAGCTGAAATGGATTTTAGACCATGTAGAAGGTGCGCGGGATAGAGCAGAAAAGGGAGAGTTATTGTTTGGAACGATTGACACATGGATTATTTGGAAGCTATCAGGCGGAAAGGCTCATGTGACGGATTATTCGAATGCTTCCAGAACGCTTCTTTACAATATCCATGAGCTTTGTTGGGATGAAGAGATTCTTAAAATCCTAGATGTCCCGGCTAACATGCTGCCTGAAGTAAGGTCTTCATCTGAAATTTATGCCAAAACAGCTCCCTATCACTTTTTTGGAAAAGAAGTGCCTATTGCAGGGGCTGCAGGGGACCAACAAGCAGCACTCTTTGGGCAAGCGTGCTTCGATACCGGAATGGCGAAAAATACATATGGAACAGGCTGTTTTATGCTGATGAATACTGGTGAAAAAGCGGTTGAATCCAAGCGCGGTCTGTTAACTACGATAGCTTGGGGACTCGATGGGAAAGTCGAGTACGCCCTAGAAGGTAGTATTTTTGTAGCTGGATCTGCGATTCAATGGCTGCGAGATGGTCTTCGAATGTTGAAGGATGCGAAAGAAAGTGAAGACTATGCGATGAAAGTAGAGTCCACAGATGGTGTGTATGTTGTTCCTGCTTTCGTTGGACTCGGCACCCCATACTGGGACAGCGAAGTTAGAGGAGCTGTGTTCGGATTAACGCGTGGAACGGAAAAGGAGCACTTTGTTCGAGCGACTTTAGAATCATTAGCCTACCAGACAAAAGATGTGCTGGATGCAATGGAGGCGGACTCTGAGATAGAGTTGAAAGGACTTCGTGTAGATGGTGGGGCTGTAAAAAATAACTTCTTGATGCAGTTTCAAAGCGATGTATTAAATGTACCGGTTGAACGACCTGTGGTGAATGAAACAACTGCATTAGGAGCTGCTTACTTAGCTGGGTTAGCTGTCGGTTATTGGGATAGTCAAAAGGATATCCAGACGCAGTGGCAGATCGATCAAGAGTTTACCCCAACAATGACTGGGGATAAGAGAGAAGAACTTTATAGTGGCTGGAAAAAGGCAGTGAAAGCTGCGATGGTTTTTAAATAA
- a CDS encoding RNA polymerase sigma factor — protein MSEELDMEHLYNQYHRDIYQFALYFTNSIQDAEDITQDTFIKAMRNVKTIQDTSRIKFWLLSIARHTAIDHIRKKKFSKLIPDFFEKLIASDKSLDEQVVAKEKWEEIQKTLLKLKPHYRSLLILRGIQELTTKETADILGCTELKVRVDFHRAVKQLKKYVSDTEGEVQISEQGRKIHPGN, from the coding sequence ATGAGTGAGGAATTGGATATGGAACATTTATATAACCAGTATCATAGAGACATTTATCAATTTGCTTTATATTTTACAAACTCCATACAGGATGCTGAAGATATAACACAGGATACGTTCATAAAGGCAATGAGGAATGTAAAAACGATTCAAGATACCAGTCGAATAAAGTTTTGGCTGTTATCGATTGCGAGACACACAGCCATCGATCATATTCGAAAAAAGAAGTTTAGTAAACTAATACCAGATTTTTTTGAGAAGCTAATAGCCTCAGATAAATCCTTAGATGAACAGGTGGTAGCAAAAGAAAAGTGGGAAGAAATACAGAAGACCTTATTGAAACTGAAGCCTCATTACCGGAGTTTGTTGATATTAAGGGGTATTCAAGAGCTTACTACAAAAGAAACAGCGGATATTTTAGGTTGCACCGAGTTAAAGGTTCGAGTCGATTTTCACCGAGCAGTAAAGCAATTAAAAAAATATGTAAGTGATACAGAAGGAGAGGTGCAGATCAGTGAACAAGGAAGAAAAATCCATCCAGGAAATTAG